A region of Capra hircus breed San Clemente chromosome 11, ASM170441v1, whole genome shotgun sequence DNA encodes the following proteins:
- the LYG2 gene encoding lysozyme g-like protein 2 isoform X2 codes for MLSFALFGGLFVLIGTSWGSHSFTHTMSPRLHFRLYHGCYGDIMTMETPGVPCDNTRMIACGIRGSEMFAEMDLKALQSYQILIKEIGLRHCVDPALIAAIISRESHGGTILLDGWDHTGFKFGLMQLDKNIHRPVGTWDGKEHLLQAVGILTDRIKAIQKKFPSWSVAQHLKGGLSAFKSGTEAIATSADIQADYVNDVLARAKFYKKHGF; via the exons ATGCTATCTTTTGCCCTGTTTGGGGGCCTTTTTGTCCTCATTG GCACTTCCTGGGGCTCACACTCCTTCACTCACACAATGAGTCCTCGCCTGCACTTCCGCCTGTACCATGGCTGCTACGGAGACATCATGACCATGGAGACCCCTGGTGTCCCCTGTGATAACACCAGGATGATTGCCTGCG GCATCCGTGGTTCTGAGATGTTTGCTGAGATGGATTTGAAGGCCTTACAGTCTTACCAAATTCTGATCAAAGAAATTGGACTGCGGCACTGCGTGGACCCTGCTCTCATTGCAGCCATCATCTCTAGAGAAAGCCACGGTGGAACCATCCTGCTGGATGGCTGGGACCACACAGGATTTAAATTTGGCCTGATGCAG CTTGATAAAAACATTCATCGTCCTGTTGGTACCTGGGATGGCAAAGAACACCTTTTGCAGGCTGTTGGGATTCTCACAGACAGAATTAAGGCAATCCAGAAAAAATTCCCCAGCTGGAGTGTGGCTCAGCACCTCAAAG GTGGTCTCTCGGCCTTCAAGTCAGGAACTGAAGCCATTGCCACCTCTGCAGACATACAGGCTGACTATGTCAATGATGTTTTAGCCCGAGCTAAGTTCTATAAGAAACATGGCTTCTAG
- the MRPL30 gene encoding 39S ribosomal protein L30, mitochondrial, translated as MAGILRSIVQRPPGRLQTATKGVEPLVCTDWIRHKFTRSRIPDEVFRPSPEDHEKYGGDPQQPHKLHIVTRIKSTKRRPYWEKDIIKMLGLQKAHTPQVHKNIPSVNAKLKVVKHLIRIKPLKLPQGLPTEEDMSNTCLKSTGELVVRWLLNPTDQEAKKC; from the exons ATGGCAGGGATTTTGCGCTCGATAGTTCAGAGGCCCCCAGGGAGACTACAA acgGCAACAAAAGGTGTGGAACCTCTTGTTTGTACAGACTGGATTCGTCACAAATTTACGAGGTCAAGAATTCCAGATGAA GTTTTTCGGCCTTCACCTGAAGATCATGAAAAATACGGTGGGGATCCACAGCAACCTCATAAACTGCATATTGTTACCAGAATAAAAAGTACAAAAAGACGTCCATATTGGGAGAAAGATATAATAAAGATGCTTGGGTTACAAAAA GCACACACTCCTCAAGTTCACAAGAATATCCCTTCAGTGAATGCAAAGCTGAAAGTGGTTAAACATTTGATAAG AATCAAGCCCCTGAAGCTGCCCCAGGGTCTCCCAACAGAGGAGGACATGTCCAACACGTGCCTGAAGAGCACTGGCGAGCTGGTTGTGCGGTGGCTTCTGAACCCCACGGACCAGGAAGCGAAGAAGTGCTGA
- the LYG2 gene encoding lysozyme g-like protein 2 isoform X1 produces MLLLSASHGNPHSLKKCTSWGSHSFTHTMSPRLHFRLYHGCYGDIMTMETPGVPCDNTRMIACGIRGSEMFAEMDLKALQSYQILIKEIGLRHCVDPALIAAIISRESHGGTILLDGWDHTGFKFGLMQLDKNIHRPVGTWDGKEHLLQAVGILTDRIKAIQKKFPSWSVAQHLKGGLSAFKSGTEAIATSADIQADYVNDVLARAKFYKKHGF; encoded by the exons ATGCTCCTGTTGTCTGCCTCACATGGGAATCCACACAGCTTAAAGAAAT GCACTTCCTGGGGCTCACACTCCTTCACTCACACAATGAGTCCTCGCCTGCACTTCCGCCTGTACCATGGCTGCTACGGAGACATCATGACCATGGAGACCCCTGGTGTCCCCTGTGATAACACCAGGATGATTGCCTGCG GCATCCGTGGTTCTGAGATGTTTGCTGAGATGGATTTGAAGGCCTTACAGTCTTACCAAATTCTGATCAAAGAAATTGGACTGCGGCACTGCGTGGACCCTGCTCTCATTGCAGCCATCATCTCTAGAGAAAGCCACGGTGGAACCATCCTGCTGGATGGCTGGGACCACACAGGATTTAAATTTGGCCTGATGCAG CTTGATAAAAACATTCATCGTCCTGTTGGTACCTGGGATGGCAAAGAACACCTTTTGCAGGCTGTTGGGATTCTCACAGACAGAATTAAGGCAATCCAGAAAAAATTCCCCAGCTGGAGTGTGGCTCAGCACCTCAAAG GTGGTCTCTCGGCCTTCAAGTCAGGAACTGAAGCCATTGCCACCTCTGCAGACATACAGGCTGACTATGTCAATGATGTTTTAGCCCGAGCTAAGTTCTATAAGAAACATGGCTTCTAG